In one Lolium rigidum isolate FL_2022 chromosome 3, APGP_CSIRO_Lrig_0.1, whole genome shotgun sequence genomic region, the following are encoded:
- the LOC124695374 gene encoding laccase-3-like codes for MGRAVQATMATRGLVRLCCFLSAVLLLSFIVPSALAEERFYEFVVKETTVKRLCQTNKIITVNGQFPGPTIEVNSGDTLVIRAVNMAQYNVTLHWHGLRQLRNGWADGPEFVTQCPIRPGSSYTYRYTTEGQEGTLWWHAHSSWLRATVHGALIIHPKKGLPYPFPKPAKEFPVLLAEWWRRDPISVIRQSMITGAPPNISDTILINGQPGDFLPCSSQETSIIPVVAGETNLLRIMNAAMNSELFVSLAGHKMTVVAADAQYTKPFQTNVVLVGPGQTTDVLVTANAAPGRYYLTARVYASAQGVPFDNTTATAIFQYKNAPGCAETSTGANAGFSGPQGRPRSSGHPGRTGPAPMLPYMPANNDTNAATMFSNSIRSPGPVKVPGPVTQEVFTTIGFGLFNCRPGPFCQGPNNTRFGASMNNVSFQLPNMVSLLQAHYHHIPGVFTEDFPAFPPVIFDFTSQNIPRALWQPVKGTRLYRVKFGAVVQIVFQDTGIFAAEEHPMHIHGYHFYVLATGFGNYNPRRDEAKFNMVDPPSRNTIGVPVGGWAVVRFKADNPGVWLVHCHIDAHLTGGLAMALVVEDGKAELESTVPPPLDLPICGL; via the exons ATGGGAAGAGCAGTGCAAGCGACCATGGCGACGAGAGGTCTGGTGAGGCTCTGCTGCTTCCTCTCAGCAGTTCTTCTGCTCTCGTTCATCGTCCCCAGCGCCCTCGCCGAGGAACGCTTCTATGAGTTCGTG GTCAAGGAGACGACGGTGAAGCGTCTGTGCCAGACGAACAAGATCATCACGGTGAACGGGCAGTTCCCGGGTCCGACCATCGAGGTGAACAGCGGCGACACGCTGGTGATCAGGGCGGTGAACATGGCGCAGTACAACGTGACCCTTCACTGGCACGGCCTCCGGCAGCTGCGCAACGGCTGGGCGGACGGGCCGGAGTTCGTGACGCAGTGCCCCATCCGGCCGGGATCCAGCTACACGTACCGCTACACCACCGAGGGGCAGGAGGGCACGCTGTGGTGGCACGCCCACAGCTCCTGGCTCCGCGCCACCGTCCACGGCGCGCTCATCATCCACCCCAAGAAGGGGCTGCCATACCCGTTCCCCAAGCCCGCCAAGGAGTTCCCCGTCCTCCTCG CCGAGTGGTGGAGGAGGGACCCGATCTCGGTGATCAGGCAGTCCATGATCACCGGCGCGCCGCCCAACATCTCCGACACCATCCTCATCAACGGCCAGCCCGGAGATTTCCTCCCGTGCTCCAGCCAAG AGACGAGCATCATCCCGGTGGTCGCCGGCGAGACGAACCTGCTGCGCATCATGAATGCGGCCATGAACTCCGAGCTCTTCGTATCCCTCGCCGGCCACAAGATGACCGTGGTCGCCGCCGACGCCCAGTACACCAAGCCCTTCCAGACCAACGTCGTGCTCGTCGGCCCCGGCCAGACCACGGACGTCCTCGTCACTGCCAACGCCGCCCCTGGCCGCTACTACCTTACCGCCCGCGTCTACGCCTCCGCCCAGGGCGTCCCCTTCGACAACACCACAGCCACCGCCATCTTCCAGTACAAGAACGCACCCGGCTGCGCCGAAACCAGTACCGGCGCCAATGCCGGCTTCAGCGGCCCACAGGGCCGTCCCCGATCCTCCGGCCATCCGGGCCGCACAGGGCCGGCACCGATGCTCCCGTACATGCCGGCGAACAACGACACAAACGCGGCGACCATGTTCTCGAACAGCATCCGGAGCCCGGGGCCGGTGAAGGTGCCCGGACCGGTGACGCAGGAGGTGTTCACCACGATCGGGTTCGGCCTGTTCAACTGCCGGCCGGGCCCGTTCTGCCAGGGCCCCAACAACACCAGGTTCGGCGCGAGCATGAACAACGTCTCGTTCCAGCTCCCCAACATGGTGTCGCTACTGCAGGCGCACTACCACCACATCCCCGGCGTCTTCACCGAGGACTTCCCTGCGTTCCCGCCGGTGATCTTCGACTTCACCTCGCAGAACATCCCGCGCGCGCTGTGGCAGCCCGTGAAGGGCACCCGGCTGTACCGCGTCAAGTTCGGCGCCGTGGTGCAGATCGTGTTCCAGGACACGGGCATCTTCGCCGCCGAGGAGCACCCGATGCACATCCACGGCTACCACTTTTACGTGCTCGCCACCGGGTTCGGCAACTACAACCCCAGGCGGGACGAGGCCAAGTTCAACATGGTCGACCCGCCCAGCCGGAACACCATTGGCGTGCCTGTGGGAGGGTGGGCCGTGGTGCGCTTCAAGGCGGACAACCCCGGCGTATGGCTGGTGCACTGCCACATCGACGCGCATCTCACCGGTGGGCTCGCCATGGCGCTGGTGGTGGAGGACGGCAAGGCCGAGCTCGAGTCCACGGTGCCGCCACCGCTCGACCTGCCCATCTGCGGCCTGTAG